The following proteins come from a genomic window of Athalia rosae chromosome 1, iyAthRosa1.1, whole genome shotgun sequence:
- the LOC105684095 gene encoding furin-like protease 2 isoform X2, protein MNPTAVFLCLGILLAVSASPGPKPRTDNRPPIIYMNQFAVHIPDGPEVAAKVADKHGFDNHGQLGSLKGYYLFSHKHVHKRSVTTSDHHHKALNDEPKVHWFQQQHEKKRKKRDFSAPLFSYSDYPAFSDDYNPRQKQQYHQQKNRGVGLQFPFIDPLYKEQWYLNGGAKDGYDMNIGPAWQKGYTGKGVVVSILDDGIQTNHPDLALNYDHEASTDINDNDSDPMPRDNGDNKHGTRCAGEVAAVAFNNYCGVGVAYNSSIGGVRMLDGPVNDAVEARALGLNPEHIDIYSASWGPEDDGKTVDGPGPLARRAFIYGVTSGRSGKGSIFVWASGNGGRHTDSCNCDGYTNSIFTLSISSATQGGYKPWYLEECSSTLASTYSSGTPGNDKSVATVDMDAKLRPDHICTVEHTGTSASAPLAAGIAALALEANPSLGWRDMQYLVVLSSRSGPLEKEPGWILNGVKRKVSHKFGYGLMDAGAMVSLAEQWTNVPPQHICKSQEINEERSIEATPGYTLSVHMDVSGCAGTLNEVRFLEHVQCKVSLRFFPRGNLRLLLTSPMGTTSTLLFERPRDVLSANFDDWPFLSVHFWGEKADGRWTLQILNAGNRRVNTPGVLKKWQLIFYGTATNPIRIRTQQFNPNYQGAFTGSASNVEESVANLDGSAASIILTNQLSNDITSNNNRLVNHNCDPQCDQQGCYGEGPTQCIACKNYRLDNTCVSRCPPRSFPNQGEVCWPCHESCETCAGAGQDSCLSCAPAHLRVTDLAVCLQQCPEGYYENAENGTCVPCEANCASCQDRPDHCTSCEHHLVMHENKCYAACPRYTYETMDYNCAPCHSSCETCNGTGPSQCISCRPGLEFSEGACRTSCPTGYSADKKRRECILCPTGCQDCSSTRCFTCSPDWNLDSSGVCYPSTRARCDSMEYFDSGRCKRCHSTCESCSGATRDSCITCQETLFLQGKKCVSQCEDGFYSITQPANRALCVPCLHTCKTCASRLNCTTCQDNLQLQSGECRSSCAEGYYSDRGQCAKCYLSCKTCSGPRRDQCVTCPKGWQLAAGECHPECPEGFFKSNFGCQKCHHYCKTCRGEGPLECTSCPAHSMLEGGLCMECLGAQYYDSLTQLCKTCHPSCQRCTGPGKFSCLACAAPLHLDKLNNQCVPCCAPTVTNPEEQDCCLCDPETEGCRNSSPAGKRRVPGTEFSRDGSGAQGLSSSIGRSRDSASLAVTAATAVAVAICLASIALFAAIFVALQALSRRRDSTLGYTKLAVRVEPLDDIDADDTTELMT, encoded by the exons CTTGGATCTCTCAAAGGATACTATCTATTTTCGCACAAACACGTTCACAAACGATCCGTAACAACGAGTGATCATCACCACAAAGCCCTCAATGACGAACCGAAG GTACATTGGTTTCAGCAGCAGcacgagaaaaaacgaaagaaaagggaCTTCAGCGCGCCCTTGTTCAGTTATAGCGATTACCCAGCATTTTCCGACGACTATAACCCCAGGCAGAAACAACAGTATCATCAGCAAAAAAATCGCGGAGTCGGTTTGCAGTTCCCTTTCATAGATCCACTGTACAAGGAGCAGTGGTACTTG AACGGAGGAGCGAAGGATGGCTACGATATGAACATCGGTCCGGCATGGCAGAAGGGGTATACCGGCAAAGGAGTGGTCGTTTCAATCCTCGACGATGGCATCCAGACGAATCATCCAGATCTAGCTCTGAACTACGACCATGAAGCGAGTACCGATATAAACGATAACGATTCGGATCCCATGCCTCGGGATAACGGTGACAACAAACACGGTACCAGATGTGCCGGGGAAGTTGCCGCTGTCgctttcaataattattgcgGAGTTGGCGTCGCTTATAACTCGAGCATCGGAG GTGTCCGAATGCTCGACGGTCCCGTGAATGACGCTGTTGAGGCCAGAGCTTTGGGTTTGAATCCGGAACATATCGATATCTACAGCGCCTCGTGGGGTCCTGAAGATGATGGAAAGACCGTTGACGGTCCGGGACCGTTAGCCAGACGCGCTTTCATCTACGGTGTTACAAGT GGTCGTAGTGGGAAGGGTTCGATATTTGTGTGGGCATCGGGAAACGGGGGAAGGCACACAGATTCTTGTAACTGCGACGGTTACACAAACAGTATTTTCACCTTGTCCATATCAAGCGCGACGCAGGGTGGTTACAAACCGTGGTATTTAGAAGAATGCAGTTCGACGCTGGCGTCGACATATTCCTCAGGGACACCCGGAAATGATaaaagcgtcgcgacggtTGATATGGACGCAAAACTCCGTCCGGATCACATCTGCACCGTTGAACATACGGGGACTTCAGCTTCGGCACCCTTGGCCGCGGGAATCGCGGCTTTAGCTTTAGAAGCGAATCCCAGCCTCGGTTGGAGGGACATGCAGTACCTCGTCGTCCTTTCCTCCAGATCTGGTCCGCTCGAAAAGGAACCGGGATGGATACTGAACGGCGTTAAAAGGAAAGTTTCGCACAAGTTTGGGTATGGTCTCATGGACGCTGGAGCGATGGTTAGCCTAGCTGAACAATGGACGAATGTCCCACCTCAACATATATGCAAATCCCAAGAGATCAACGAGGAGAGATCCATCGAAGCCACTCCCGGATATACTCTGAGCGTTCACATGGACGTGAGCGGATGTGCCGGAACACTGAACGAAGTTCGGTTTCTCGAGCATGTACAGTGCAAG GTCTCGTTGAGATTTTTCCCTCGAGGTAACTTGCGACTACTTCTGACCTCGCCAATGGGTACAACGTCCACTTTACTATTTGAAAGACCGAGAGATGTTCTGAGCGCGAACTTCGACGACTGGCCATTCCTCAGTGTTCATTTCTGGGGAGAGAAGGCTGACGGAAGGTGGACCCTACAGATTCTCAATGCAGGAAATAGGCGCGTCAATACACCAG GAGTCCTGAAGAAATGGCAGCTTATATTTTATGGAACGGCTACCAACCCTATTAGGATTCGGACGCAGCAGTTTAACCCG AACTATCAGGGAGCGTTCACCGGGTCCGCATCGAACGTCGAGGAGTCTGTTGCCAATCTCGATGGCTCCGCTGCTTCGATCATTTTGACCAATCAGTTGTCGAATGATATCACATCCAATAACAATCGTCTCGTTAATCACAACTGCGATCCACAGTGCGATCAACAGGGCTGCTACGGCGAAGGACCGACCCAATGCATCGCCTGCAAAAACTACCGACTTGACAA CACCTGCGTAAGTCGGTGTCCTCCAAGAAGCTTCCCAAATCAAGGTGAAGTTTGCTGGCCCTGTCACGAATCCTGCGAGACTTGCGCTGGCGCAGGACAAGACTCTTGTCTTTCCTGTGCTCCAGCACACTTGAGGGTAACGGATCTCGCCGTTTGTCTCCAACAGTGCCCAGAGGGATATTACGAGA ATGCTGAGAATGGAACGTGCGTTCCGTGTGAGGCGAACTGCGCTAGCTGCCAAGATCGTCCCGATCACTGTACAAGTTGCGAACATCACCTGGTCAtgcatgaaaataaatgttacGCCGCGTGCCCTCGGTACACCTACGAGACAATGGACTACAACTGTGCGCCCTGTCATTCCAGCTGCGAAACATGCAACGGCACAGGTCCTTCTCAATGTATCAGCTGCCGACCTGGACTCGAATTCTCCGAAG GGGCCTGTCGTACTTCCTGCCCAACTGGCTATAGCGCTGATAAAAAACGGCGAGAGTGTATCCTGTGCCCCACGGGTTGCCAAGACTGCTCATCGACAAGATGTTTCACTTGTAGCCCCGATTGGAATTTGGACAGTAGCGGTGTTTGCTATCCATCGACTCGCGCGAGGTGTGACAGTATGGAATACTTCGACAGTGGACGTTGCAAGCGGTGTCATTCAACCTGCGAAAGTTGCTCTGGAGCAACACGAGACTCATGCATCACTTGTCAAGAAACGCTGTTTCTTCAAGGTAAAAAATGTGTTTCACAGTGCGAGGATGGGTTCTATTCCATTACGCAACCCGCGAACAGGGCACTCTGCGTTCCCTGTCTTCACACCTGTAAGACCTGTGCGTCGAGATTGAACTGCACCACTTGTCAAGACAATCTACAGCTACAAAGTGGCGAGTGCAGATCTTCGTGCGCTGAGGG GTATTACAGTGATCGTGGCCAATGTGCCAAGTGTTATCTCTCTTGCAAAACCTGCTCAGGACCGAGAAGAGATCAATGCGTGACGTGTCCGAAGGGGTGGCAGTTGGCGGCAGGAGAATGTCATCCGGAGTGCCCAGAAGGTTTCTTCAAATCGAACTTTGGCTGTCAGAAATGCCACCATTACTGCAAGACATGCAGAG GTGAAGGGCCGCTCGAGTGCACATCCTGTCCCGCACATTCGATGTTGGAGGGAGGGCTTTGCATGGAATGTCTCGGAGCTCAATATTACGACTCCCTAACTCAGCTCTGCAAGACCTGCCACCCAAGCTGCCAAAGGTGTACTGGACCAGGTAAATTCAGTTGCTTGGCATGTGCAGCTCCACTGCACCTGGACAAACTCAACAACCAATGTGTTCCTTGTTGTGCACCGACTGTCACTAATCCTGAAGAACAAGACTGCTGCTTATGCGACCCCGAAACAG AGGGTTGCAGGAATAGCTCACCTGCTGGAAAGAGGAGGGTTCCCGGTACAGAGTTTTCACGTGATGGCTCCGGAGCTCAGGGACTTTCTAGCAGCATCGGTAGATCCAGAGATTCTGCATCTTTAGCGGTCACGGCAGCCACCGCAGTTGCAGTTGCCATTTGCTTAGCATCGATCGCCTTGTTTGCTGCGATATTCGTAGCGCTGCAG GCTTTGTCGCGGAGAAGAGACTCGACACTCGGATACACAAAACTCGCTGTGCGGGTTGAACCATTAGACGACATTGATGCGGATGACACCACCGAGCTGATGACCTAG
- the LOC105684095 gene encoding furin-like protease 2 isoform X1 produces the protein MNPTAVFLCLGILLAVSASPGPKPRTDNRPPIIYMNQFAVHIPDGPEVAAKVADKHGFDNHGQLGSLKGYYLFSHKHVHKRSVTTSDHHHKALNDEPKVHWFQQQHEKKRKKRDFSAPLFSYSDYPAFSDDYNPRQKQQYHQQKNRGVGLQFPFIDPLYKEQWYLNGGAKDGYDMNIGPAWQKGYTGKGVVVSILDDGIQTNHPDLALNYDHEASTDINDNDSDPMPRDNGDNKHGTRCAGEVAAVAFNNYCGVGVAYNSSIGGVRMLDGPVNDAVEARALGLNPEHIDIYSASWGPEDDGKTVDGPGPLARRAFIYGVTSGRSGKGSIFVWASGNGGRHTDSCNCDGYTNSIFTLSISSATQGGYKPWYLEECSSTLASTYSSGTPGNDKSVATVDMDAKLRPDHICTVEHTGTSASAPLAAGIAALALEANPSLGWRDMQYLVVLSSRSGPLEKEPGWILNGVKRKVSHKFGYGLMDAGAMVSLAEQWTNVPPQHICKSQEINEERSIEATPGYTLSVHMDVSGCAGTLNEVRFLEHVQCKVSLRFFPRGNLRLLLTSPMGTTSTLLFERPRDVLSANFDDWPFLSVHFWGEKADGRWTLQILNAGNRRVNTPGVLKKWQLIFYGTATNPIRIRTQQFNPVQAHPALSSFSQTRPSQGFYNSDFFGVSAFQNYQGAFTGSASNVEESVANLDGSAASIILTNQLSNDITSNNNRLVNHNCDPQCDQQGCYGEGPTQCIACKNYRLDNTCVSRCPPRSFPNQGEVCWPCHESCETCAGAGQDSCLSCAPAHLRVTDLAVCLQQCPEGYYENAENGTCVPCEANCASCQDRPDHCTSCEHHLVMHENKCYAACPRYTYETMDYNCAPCHSSCETCNGTGPSQCISCRPGLEFSEGACRTSCPTGYSADKKRRECILCPTGCQDCSSTRCFTCSPDWNLDSSGVCYPSTRARCDSMEYFDSGRCKRCHSTCESCSGATRDSCITCQETLFLQGKKCVSQCEDGFYSITQPANRALCVPCLHTCKTCASRLNCTTCQDNLQLQSGECRSSCAEGYYSDRGQCAKCYLSCKTCSGPRRDQCVTCPKGWQLAAGECHPECPEGFFKSNFGCQKCHHYCKTCRGEGPLECTSCPAHSMLEGGLCMECLGAQYYDSLTQLCKTCHPSCQRCTGPGKFSCLACAAPLHLDKLNNQCVPCCAPTVTNPEEQDCCLCDPETEGCRNSSPAGKRRVPGTEFSRDGSGAQGLSSSIGRSRDSASLAVTAATAVAVAICLASIALFAAIFVALQALSRRRDSTLGYTKLAVRVEPLDDIDADDTTELMT, from the exons CTTGGATCTCTCAAAGGATACTATCTATTTTCGCACAAACACGTTCACAAACGATCCGTAACAACGAGTGATCATCACCACAAAGCCCTCAATGACGAACCGAAG GTACATTGGTTTCAGCAGCAGcacgagaaaaaacgaaagaaaagggaCTTCAGCGCGCCCTTGTTCAGTTATAGCGATTACCCAGCATTTTCCGACGACTATAACCCCAGGCAGAAACAACAGTATCATCAGCAAAAAAATCGCGGAGTCGGTTTGCAGTTCCCTTTCATAGATCCACTGTACAAGGAGCAGTGGTACTTG AACGGAGGAGCGAAGGATGGCTACGATATGAACATCGGTCCGGCATGGCAGAAGGGGTATACCGGCAAAGGAGTGGTCGTTTCAATCCTCGACGATGGCATCCAGACGAATCATCCAGATCTAGCTCTGAACTACGACCATGAAGCGAGTACCGATATAAACGATAACGATTCGGATCCCATGCCTCGGGATAACGGTGACAACAAACACGGTACCAGATGTGCCGGGGAAGTTGCCGCTGTCgctttcaataattattgcgGAGTTGGCGTCGCTTATAACTCGAGCATCGGAG GTGTCCGAATGCTCGACGGTCCCGTGAATGACGCTGTTGAGGCCAGAGCTTTGGGTTTGAATCCGGAACATATCGATATCTACAGCGCCTCGTGGGGTCCTGAAGATGATGGAAAGACCGTTGACGGTCCGGGACCGTTAGCCAGACGCGCTTTCATCTACGGTGTTACAAGT GGTCGTAGTGGGAAGGGTTCGATATTTGTGTGGGCATCGGGAAACGGGGGAAGGCACACAGATTCTTGTAACTGCGACGGTTACACAAACAGTATTTTCACCTTGTCCATATCAAGCGCGACGCAGGGTGGTTACAAACCGTGGTATTTAGAAGAATGCAGTTCGACGCTGGCGTCGACATATTCCTCAGGGACACCCGGAAATGATaaaagcgtcgcgacggtTGATATGGACGCAAAACTCCGTCCGGATCACATCTGCACCGTTGAACATACGGGGACTTCAGCTTCGGCACCCTTGGCCGCGGGAATCGCGGCTTTAGCTTTAGAAGCGAATCCCAGCCTCGGTTGGAGGGACATGCAGTACCTCGTCGTCCTTTCCTCCAGATCTGGTCCGCTCGAAAAGGAACCGGGATGGATACTGAACGGCGTTAAAAGGAAAGTTTCGCACAAGTTTGGGTATGGTCTCATGGACGCTGGAGCGATGGTTAGCCTAGCTGAACAATGGACGAATGTCCCACCTCAACATATATGCAAATCCCAAGAGATCAACGAGGAGAGATCCATCGAAGCCACTCCCGGATATACTCTGAGCGTTCACATGGACGTGAGCGGATGTGCCGGAACACTGAACGAAGTTCGGTTTCTCGAGCATGTACAGTGCAAG GTCTCGTTGAGATTTTTCCCTCGAGGTAACTTGCGACTACTTCTGACCTCGCCAATGGGTACAACGTCCACTTTACTATTTGAAAGACCGAGAGATGTTCTGAGCGCGAACTTCGACGACTGGCCATTCCTCAGTGTTCATTTCTGGGGAGAGAAGGCTGACGGAAGGTGGACCCTACAGATTCTCAATGCAGGAAATAGGCGCGTCAATACACCAG GAGTCCTGAAGAAATGGCAGCTTATATTTTATGGAACGGCTACCAACCCTATTAGGATTCGGACGCAGCAGTTTAACCCGGTACAAGCACACCCAGCCCTATCTTCCTTCTCACAAACCCGCCCGTCCCAGGGTTTCTACAATTCCGACTTCTTTGGCGTCTCTGCGTTTCAGAACTATCAGGGAGCGTTCACCGGGTCCGCATCGAACGTCGAGGAGTCTGTTGCCAATCTCGATGGCTCCGCTGCTTCGATCATTTTGACCAATCAGTTGTCGAATGATATCACATCCAATAACAATCGTCTCGTTAATCACAACTGCGATCCACAGTGCGATCAACAGGGCTGCTACGGCGAAGGACCGACCCAATGCATCGCCTGCAAAAACTACCGACTTGACAA CACCTGCGTAAGTCGGTGTCCTCCAAGAAGCTTCCCAAATCAAGGTGAAGTTTGCTGGCCCTGTCACGAATCCTGCGAGACTTGCGCTGGCGCAGGACAAGACTCTTGTCTTTCCTGTGCTCCAGCACACTTGAGGGTAACGGATCTCGCCGTTTGTCTCCAACAGTGCCCAGAGGGATATTACGAGA ATGCTGAGAATGGAACGTGCGTTCCGTGTGAGGCGAACTGCGCTAGCTGCCAAGATCGTCCCGATCACTGTACAAGTTGCGAACATCACCTGGTCAtgcatgaaaataaatgttacGCCGCGTGCCCTCGGTACACCTACGAGACAATGGACTACAACTGTGCGCCCTGTCATTCCAGCTGCGAAACATGCAACGGCACAGGTCCTTCTCAATGTATCAGCTGCCGACCTGGACTCGAATTCTCCGAAG GGGCCTGTCGTACTTCCTGCCCAACTGGCTATAGCGCTGATAAAAAACGGCGAGAGTGTATCCTGTGCCCCACGGGTTGCCAAGACTGCTCATCGACAAGATGTTTCACTTGTAGCCCCGATTGGAATTTGGACAGTAGCGGTGTTTGCTATCCATCGACTCGCGCGAGGTGTGACAGTATGGAATACTTCGACAGTGGACGTTGCAAGCGGTGTCATTCAACCTGCGAAAGTTGCTCTGGAGCAACACGAGACTCATGCATCACTTGTCAAGAAACGCTGTTTCTTCAAGGTAAAAAATGTGTTTCACAGTGCGAGGATGGGTTCTATTCCATTACGCAACCCGCGAACAGGGCACTCTGCGTTCCCTGTCTTCACACCTGTAAGACCTGTGCGTCGAGATTGAACTGCACCACTTGTCAAGACAATCTACAGCTACAAAGTGGCGAGTGCAGATCTTCGTGCGCTGAGGG GTATTACAGTGATCGTGGCCAATGTGCCAAGTGTTATCTCTCTTGCAAAACCTGCTCAGGACCGAGAAGAGATCAATGCGTGACGTGTCCGAAGGGGTGGCAGTTGGCGGCAGGAGAATGTCATCCGGAGTGCCCAGAAGGTTTCTTCAAATCGAACTTTGGCTGTCAGAAATGCCACCATTACTGCAAGACATGCAGAG GTGAAGGGCCGCTCGAGTGCACATCCTGTCCCGCACATTCGATGTTGGAGGGAGGGCTTTGCATGGAATGTCTCGGAGCTCAATATTACGACTCCCTAACTCAGCTCTGCAAGACCTGCCACCCAAGCTGCCAAAGGTGTACTGGACCAGGTAAATTCAGTTGCTTGGCATGTGCAGCTCCACTGCACCTGGACAAACTCAACAACCAATGTGTTCCTTGTTGTGCACCGACTGTCACTAATCCTGAAGAACAAGACTGCTGCTTATGCGACCCCGAAACAG AGGGTTGCAGGAATAGCTCACCTGCTGGAAAGAGGAGGGTTCCCGGTACAGAGTTTTCACGTGATGGCTCCGGAGCTCAGGGACTTTCTAGCAGCATCGGTAGATCCAGAGATTCTGCATCTTTAGCGGTCACGGCAGCCACCGCAGTTGCAGTTGCCATTTGCTTAGCATCGATCGCCTTGTTTGCTGCGATATTCGTAGCGCTGCAG GCTTTGTCGCGGAGAAGAGACTCGACACTCGGATACACAAAACTCGCTGTGCGGGTTGAACCATTAGACGACATTGATGCGGATGACACCACCGAGCTGATGACCTAG